A window of the Fibrobacter sp. UWB2 genome harbors these coding sequences:
- the tsaA gene encoding tRNA (N6-threonylcarbamoyladenosine(37)-N6)-methyltransferase TrmO, translating into MTPIGTFYGDAVYKYDAPRQGRLFAGHPGRIELQPGMNFETALRDLDGFERIWVIFLFHENEGWRPTTRPPVPPKGKDRVGTFASRSPYRPNPIGLSCVRLLKVEGLTLYVDEADLLNGTPVLDIKPYIPMADAFPDAKAGWVEEQVGELWTVEKAPEFSEQNHWIAEHSAFDLESFAQVQLSRGNFSKDVFDSSRRRLTVDENAKTGVLAYRTFRIHFSYDELARKVLLLRVSSGYSADDLALGAEDKYGDKQLHRDFLKNFQ; encoded by the coding sequence ATGACGCCTATCGGTACATTCTACGGTGATGCTGTTTACAAGTATGATGCTCCTCGCCAGGGGCGTCTTTTTGCAGGGCATCCGGGCCGTATTGAACTGCAACCGGGAATGAATTTCGAGACGGCGCTTCGCGACTTGGATGGCTTTGAACGCATCTGGGTGATTTTTCTGTTTCACGAGAACGAGGGCTGGCGTCCGACAACGCGCCCGCCTGTACCGCCCAAGGGCAAAGATCGTGTGGGAACTTTCGCAAGCCGCAGTCCTTACCGCCCAAATCCGATTGGGCTTAGTTGCGTGAGGCTCCTGAAAGTCGAAGGGCTCACGTTATACGTTGATGAGGCTGACTTGCTGAATGGAACGCCCGTACTCGATATCAAACCGTACATCCCGATGGCTGATGCCTTCCCCGACGCAAAAGCAGGTTGGGTCGAAGAGCAAGTGGGGGAGTTGTGGACCGTCGAAAAGGCTCCCGAGTTTTCCGAACAAAATCACTGGATTGCTGAGCATAGTGCTTTTGACCTGGAAAGCTTTGCACAGGTGCAACTTTCTCGCGGAAATTTCTCCAAGGATGTCTTTGACAGTTCCCGCCGCCGTTTGACGGTTGACGAAAATGCAAAAACGGGCGTACTTGCCTATCGCACGTTCCGCATCCATTTTAGCTATGATGAATTGGCACGCAAGGTTTTGCTTTTACGTGTTTCAAGTGGCTACTCGGCCGATGATTTAGCTCTCGGAGCCGAAGACAAGTACGGTGACAAACAACTTCACCGCGACTTTCTCAAAAATTTTCAATAG
- a CDS encoding sugar nucleotide-binding protein: protein MEIIAIRLPILILGLNGVPGFALFRHFNKLYGSVTVSGNAPSKASNAPGVIGVRPIKHPCVFGDNVYGIDAEETERLGELFEKFRFGTVIDASGNCALKACECDPARSRLLNYSQGVDAATFASRYNATLIRISADMVFSGDEKTKPNRPYVETDPKDPIHNYGKHQAEAEDAITAIKPDAVILRVPLPMDYAPGGCAGAIDWITYRFRPGRPATLFTDEYRNPLSGPDLCRTVQYILEHKFPAGIYNCGGPRRVSLYNVGQIVNAVGGYPAELLHGVPRIEGGPMPPRVGDISIDSSKLYKLLPPGFIKPWPVSDKLVPDSFDWHKTFGRNITDKSKMGSDEAITNLLVNGVDTGFIRELRGTKV from the coding sequence GTGGAAATTATCGCAATCCGCCTCCCGATTTTAATTCTCGGGCTGAATGGCGTTCCCGGCTTTGCACTTTTTAGGCATTTCAACAAACTGTACGGCAGCGTGACCGTTTCCGGGAATGCGCCTTCCAAAGCATCAAATGCGCCGGGCGTTATCGGCGTTCGCCCTATCAAGCACCCGTGCGTTTTTGGCGACAACGTTTATGGAATCGATGCCGAAGAAACGGAACGCTTGGGCGAACTTTTCGAGAAATTCCGCTTTGGCACCGTCATTGACGCCAGCGGAAACTGTGCGCTGAAAGCCTGTGAATGTGACCCCGCCCGCAGTCGACTTTTGAATTACAGTCAAGGCGTTGATGCCGCCACGTTTGCGTCCCGTTACAACGCAACACTCATCCGCATTTCCGCCGACATGGTATTCAGCGGTGACGAAAAGACAAAGCCAAACCGCCCGTACGTTGAAACCGATCCGAAAGACCCCATCCACAATTACGGCAAACACCAGGCCGAAGCCGAAGATGCGATTACCGCCATCAAGCCAGACGCGGTAATTCTCCGCGTGCCACTCCCGATGGATTATGCTCCCGGCGGATGCGCCGGCGCCATCGACTGGATTACGTACCGTTTCCGCCCTGGACGCCCGGCGACCTTGTTCACCGACGAATACCGCAATCCGCTTTCAGGCCCAGACCTTTGCCGCACTGTGCAATACATTCTTGAACATAAATTCCCCGCAGGCATTTACAACTGCGGCGGACCGCGTCGCGTTTCGCTTTACAACGTCGGGCAAATCGTGAACGCCGTCGGCGGCTACCCCGCCGAACTTCTCCATGGCGTGCCGCGAATCGAAGGCGGCCCCATGCCCCCACGCGTCGGCGACATCAGCATTGATTCGAGCAAGCTTTACAAGCTCCTCCCGCCAGGGTTCATCAAGCCGTGGCCCGTTTCAGACAAGCTTGTACCTGACAGTTTCGACTGGCACAAGACTTTCGGACGCAATATCACAGACAAAAGCAAAATGGGTAGCGACGAAGCCATCACAAACTTGCTTGTAAATGGTGTAGATACGGGATTTATCCGTGAGTTACGCGGAACAAAAGTGTAA
- a CDS encoding NUDIX hydrolase — MKPWKLLSSEFLVDAPWLKVAKETCELPNGKVIDDFYTLWQPDWVLILARTTEGKWVMTEQYRHGTGKIALEFPAGIIDKGETPEKAAVRELQEECGYCLEEGRCPLSGGHDKSNGDFTGSFASLRMTNSAVTYIGAFPVNPDRHRGKFHVVFIDGVERLGKTSFDDTEDIETFLYTDEEFQAKVADGTFNHPLQIAGYFKWKLSQSASRF, encoded by the coding sequence ATGAAACCGTGGAAATTGTTGAGTTCGGAATTTTTGGTGGATGCGCCGTGGTTGAAGGTCGCAAAGGAAACTTGCGAACTGCCGAACGGCAAGGTCATCGATGATTTTTATACGTTATGGCAACCCGACTGGGTTTTGATTCTTGCTCGCACCACAGAAGGCAAGTGGGTCATGACGGAACAGTACCGCCACGGGACAGGTAAGATTGCACTCGAGTTCCCGGCGGGGATTATAGACAAAGGCGAGACGCCGGAAAAGGCAGCCGTCAGAGAACTACAAGAAGAATGCGGTTATTGCCTCGAAGAAGGGAGATGCCCGCTCAGTGGCGGGCATGACAAATCAAACGGAGACTTTACTGGATCCTTCGCTTCGCTCAGGATGACGAATAGCGCTGTAACATACATCGGGGCGTTTCCGGTGAATCCAGATAGGCATCGTGGGAAGTTCCATGTGGTGTTTATCGACGGCGTGGAACGCTTGGGCAAAACGAGCTTTGACGATACGGAAGACATCGAAACGTTCCTGTACACGGACGAAGAATTCCAGGCAAAAGTTGCCGACGGCACGTTCAATCACCCGCTTCAAATCGCAGGCTATTTCAAGTGGAAATTATCGCAATCCGCCTCCCGATTTTAA
- a CDS encoding TIGR02147 family protein yields the protein MKPITEYQDYRKYMLDYFDWRKRSSAFSWREFSKLAGFASPSYLKLVCDGKSSLSRVGVPLVAAAMGLNEFEQEYFKFMVEFTNAKDDDKKKDAFLKMKGLANEQRARVLDADAFDYYESAVNSVVRELAPLMPGALPGEIAKKIKHTFTAQQVRDSLKLLVKLDLLKALGENVYEQTDKIITGSGEALKLALRSMNGQMIDLAREAIEKIAPGERNISGVTIGVDETAMKRISEEVNRFRKQVIAIAGGSKKINQVYRLNLQLFPLTEKV from the coding sequence ATGAAACCGATAACAGAATATCAAGATTACCGAAAGTACATGCTTGATTATTTTGACTGGCGAAAAAGAAGTTCTGCGTTCTCGTGGCGTGAATTTTCTAAACTCGCCGGGTTTGCGTCGCCATCGTACTTGAAACTTGTATGTGATGGCAAGAGCTCGCTGAGCCGTGTGGGCGTCCCGCTTGTGGCTGCTGCGATGGGCCTGAATGAATTTGAGCAGGAGTATTTCAAGTTCATGGTCGAATTCACGAACGCCAAAGATGATGATAAGAAAAAAGATGCGTTCCTCAAAATGAAGGGACTTGCAAACGAACAGCGTGCTAGAGTGTTGGATGCGGATGCGTTTGACTATTACGAATCGGCGGTGAATTCTGTTGTTCGTGAACTTGCTCCATTGATGCCTGGTGCGCTCCCTGGTGAAATCGCTAAGAAAATCAAACATACGTTTACGGCGCAACAGGTCCGTGATTCATTAAAGCTTTTGGTGAAACTTGATTTGCTCAAGGCGCTTGGTGAAAATGTCTACGAACAGACGGACAAAATCATTACGGGTTCAGGTGAAGCGCTTAAGCTTGCGCTCCGCTCCATGAATGGTCAGATGATAGACCTTGCCCGCGAAGCTATCGAAAAAATTGCTCCGGGTGAACGCAACATCTCGGGCGTGACCATCGGAGTCGATGAAACAGCCATGAAGCGAATCTCCGAAGAGGTGAACCGCTTCCGCAAACAAGTTATCGCCATCGCTGGCGGATCCAAAAAAATCAACCAAGTTTATCGTTTAAATTTACAGCTTTTCCCGCTGACGGAAAAAGTGTAG
- a CDS encoding polysaccharide deacetylase family protein, with the protein MNYKKISIASVAVGMFAAGAAFAQDAEIATWSGFRKGAASFTFDDGAPSHVTDAGPMFKKYGYKATFNVVVNWNPNWSGFQGLADEGHEIASHSNSHGNNMSGEEASSKKSIENHITQKYGIITVAYPNCNVPNESAVKQNYIVGRICNGSWKGMNDEMGKDGPSNWAQVPATMTGAEGQLKSTNDFTGRMQKVIQSNGWAAFLTHGFQGKQNGNANYSPTDINAIDGALKWAQQNDKDIWVAPMGHVAMYLKERKASKIEPQDGGAANTMAFELKHSIADNISKYDYPLSIRVKSDWKKVEVTQDGAKLESKVDGGYIYFDAVPNAGKIVVKNADAAPESSSSAEPPQSSSSEVAGSSSSTTALPTQAFDGRHLAAYVDASGYITVQGAQGLSITVFNSLGNVVRTTKGLGFEQKVYTGAKGMYVVRIGNKAKAVNIK; encoded by the coding sequence ATGAACTACAAAAAAATTTCTATTGCCTCTGTCGCAGTTGGAATGTTCGCAGCAGGCGCCGCATTCGCGCAGGATGCAGAAATCGCAACCTGGTCGGGTTTCCGCAAGGGTGCAGCCTCCTTTACATTTGACGATGGCGCACCGAGCCACGTGACCGATGCTGGTCCGATGTTCAAGAAGTATGGCTACAAGGCTACCTTCAACGTGGTGGTGAACTGGAACCCCAACTGGAGCGGATTCCAGGGCCTGGCCGACGAAGGGCACGAAATCGCAAGCCACAGCAATAGCCACGGCAATAACATGAGTGGCGAAGAAGCATCTTCGAAAAAGAGCATCGAAAACCATATCACGCAGAAATACGGCATCATCACGGTCGCCTACCCGAACTGCAACGTGCCTAACGAAAGCGCCGTCAAGCAGAACTACATCGTGGGCCGTATCTGCAACGGTAGCTGGAAGGGCATGAACGACGAAATGGGCAAGGACGGTCCCTCCAACTGGGCTCAGGTTCCTGCCACCATGACCGGTGCCGAAGGCCAGCTCAAGAGCACGAATGACTTTACCGGCAGAATGCAGAAAGTCATCCAGAGCAACGGCTGGGCTGCATTCCTCACCCATGGTTTCCAGGGCAAGCAAAACGGCAACGCCAACTACTCGCCGACGGATATCAACGCCATCGATGGCGCCCTCAAGTGGGCCCAGCAGAACGATAAGGACATCTGGGTTGCCCCGATGGGCCATGTCGCTATGTACCTCAAAGAACGCAAGGCCTCTAAAATCGAACCGCAGGACGGTGGGGCTGCAAACACGATGGCTTTTGAACTCAAGCACAGCATCGCAGACAACATTTCCAAGTACGATTATCCGCTTTCTATTCGCGTAAAGAGCGACTGGAAGAAGGTCGAAGTCACGCAGGATGGCGCAAAGCTCGAATCCAAGGTCGACGGCGGTTACATTTACTTTGATGCAGTCCCGAACGCAGGCAAGATTGTCGTGAAGAACGCCGACGCAGCCCCAGAATCTTCTAGCAGCGCAGAACCGCCGCAGTCCAGTTCTAGCGAAGTCGCCGGATCTTCGAGCAGCACAACAGCTCTCCCGACGCAAGCATTTGACGGTCGCCACCTCGCTGCATACGTAGACGCAAGCGGCTATATCACCGTTCAGGGCGCACAGGGCTTGAGCATTACCGTATTCAACAGCCTCGGTAACGTTGTCCGCACAACCAAAGGCCTCGGCTTCGAACAGAAAGTTTACACCGGCGCAAAGGGCATGTATGTCGTGAGAATCGGCAACAAAGCCAAGGCCGTAAACATCAAGTAG
- a CDS encoding NAD(P)-dependent oxidoreductase, which translates to MNLQSILSSVLDEVYEKNEYPALAALESEWTHTRPFDGLRVLVATPIYRNTMTEYRALVAGGADLLVGFSEFNDPDVVDFMREWGVPVVTPAEMLEAESRGEFVDLVLDCAGPFAVLHPKIGFVELTRSGVHYYKDAEKPVYVADSGIVKRIETSLGTGDGYFRGLEKLGLGGDFEGKKLLVFGSGKVGSGIALQGVRRGCNVTVVTDLKRGQSQPAAPETMPAGDFSAVLEQNGVDVVDCHDYATVASLVENSDFVVTATGVKNALAAPELAPALLSTKAILANMGVEDEYGEAVPTEKVLNDKGPLNFILEEPTHLKYIDTSLALHAALAERLVQETATLEDGLHFPPQEIEQRLLTIAIQNGVIGPEICSMLGGIPTEMD; encoded by the coding sequence ATGAACCTGCAATCTATTCTCTCCTCTGTTCTGGACGAAGTTTACGAAAAAAATGAATACCCCGCACTTGCGGCGCTTGAAAGCGAATGGACACATACCCGTCCGTTCGATGGCCTCCGCGTGCTGGTGGCAACCCCGATTTACCGCAACACCATGACCGAATACCGCGCTCTTGTGGCGGGCGGAGCCGACCTTCTCGTGGGTTTTTCGGAATTTAACGACCCCGATGTCGTGGACTTTATGAGGGAATGGGGTGTACCCGTCGTAACGCCTGCCGAAATGCTCGAAGCCGAATCTCGTGGCGAGTTTGTGGACTTGGTGCTCGACTGTGCGGGGCCTTTTGCTGTACTCCACCCGAAAATTGGCTTTGTGGAACTCACGCGTTCGGGTGTACACTATTATAAAGATGCCGAAAAACCGGTTTACGTCGCCGATAGCGGTATCGTCAAGCGGATCGAAACCTCCCTGGGTACAGGCGATGGCTATTTCCGCGGTCTCGAAAAATTGGGCCTTGGAGGCGATTTCGAAGGCAAGAAGTTATTGGTTTTTGGTAGTGGTAAAGTCGGTTCGGGGATTGCGCTCCAGGGCGTTCGCCGTGGCTGCAATGTGACCGTCGTGACGGACTTGAAACGCGGGCAGTCCCAACCCGCAGCTCCCGAAACAATGCCCGCAGGCGATTTTTCAGCGGTTTTAGAGCAAAATGGCGTGGATGTTGTCGACTGCCATGACTATGCGACTGTCGCCTCCTTGGTTGAAAATTCCGATTTTGTTGTGACAGCGACGGGTGTCAAAAATGCCCTTGCTGCCCCGGAATTGGCTCCTGCTCTTCTCTCGACCAAAGCAATTCTTGCCAATATGGGTGTCGAAGATGAATACGGCGAGGCTGTTCCCACGGAAAAAGTGCTCAATGATAAAGGCCCGCTGAACTTCATTCTCGAAGAACCTACGCACTTAAAGTACATCGATACGTCGCTTGCGCTCCATGCCGCCCTTGCCGAACGCTTGGTTCAAGAAACCGCGACTCTCGAAGATGGTCTCCATTTCCCGCCGCAAGAAATTGAACAGCGCTTGCTCACTATTGCTATCCAAAATGGCGTCATTGGCCCTGAAATTTGCAGCATGCTTGGTGGCATTCCCACCGAAATGGACTAG
- a CDS encoding MATE family efflux transporter: protein MEDVINNKKLNAMGTSSIPKIVLQFSVPAIISMLVEALYNIVDRYFVGQGVGSLGIGGITICFPIALFIMAMSMMVGVGGNTLFAIRLGERKYQQAAIILNNSFVLLIIMAVSSFTLGQIFMEPLLKLFGASDQLLPVASSYMRIILCGAIFQTIVPGMNHFIRSMGHPKTAMTRVMIGAGSNVILDWLFIMKFNWGIEGAAWATVLSQFIGGLAVMQFFVKKTTPIKVNRRYMKLRLPYVRKIFILGLPPSIMQISNSLVNAILARSLTSYGTRDLPIVNGMTGGDQAIAAFGILMSIVSMIVLPLMGFVTGSQPIIGYNYGAKYNNRVRDTVKFTMLYAIAFIVVAWLLVMTNTLAFVKPFVPNDQNMQQLTCKALRTFICMMPFVPLGMVSGNFFQGTGKAWRSMFLNACRQLILLIPFLFIMPRFFGLRGVFMAQPIADFVTAVIAIIMLRAELKNIPRI from the coding sequence ATGGAAGATGTAATAAACAATAAAAAACTTAACGCGATGGGGACGTCTAGCATCCCGAAGATTGTCTTGCAGTTTTCGGTCCCGGCTATTATCAGTATGCTCGTCGAAGCGCTCTACAACATCGTGGACCGCTATTTCGTGGGTCAGGGCGTCGGTAGCCTTGGTATCGGCGGCATCACCATCTGCTTTCCGATTGCCCTTTTCATTATGGCGATGTCCATGATGGTTGGCGTGGGTGGCAACACGCTTTTTGCCATCCGCCTCGGCGAACGCAAGTACCAGCAGGCGGCCATTATCCTCAACAACTCCTTTGTATTGCTCATCATTATGGCGGTGAGCTCCTTTACGCTCGGCCAGATTTTCATGGAACCGCTCCTCAAGCTCTTTGGCGCAAGTGACCAGCTTTTGCCTGTGGCGTCTAGCTACATGCGCATCATCTTGTGCGGTGCGATTTTCCAGACGATTGTCCCCGGCATGAACCACTTTATCCGCAGCATGGGCCACCCGAAAACGGCCATGACCCGCGTGATGATTGGCGCCGGCAGTAACGTGATTCTAGACTGGCTTTTCATCATGAAGTTCAATTGGGGTATCGAGGGCGCTGCCTGGGCGACCGTCTTGAGCCAGTTCATCGGCGGCCTTGCCGTGATGCAGTTCTTCGTGAAAAAGACGACGCCTATCAAGGTCAACCGCCGTTACATGAAGCTCCGCCTCCCGTATGTGCGCAAAATCTTCATTCTTGGCCTTCCGCCGAGCATTATGCAGATTAGCAACAGCCTTGTGAACGCTATTTTGGCCCGCAGCCTCACTTCGTATGGCACACGCGACTTGCCGATAGTGAACGGTATGACGGGTGGAGACCAGGCTATTGCTGCATTCGGGATCCTGATGAGTATCGTCTCCATGATTGTTTTGCCGCTCATGGGTTTTGTGACGGGCTCTCAACCGATTATCGGGTACAATTACGGTGCCAAGTACAACAACCGTGTGCGCGATACTGTCAAGTTCACCATGCTTTATGCAATTGCGTTCATCGTGGTTGCATGGCTACTCGTGATGACGAATACGCTTGCCTTTGTGAAGCCGTTTGTCCCGAACGACCAGAATATGCAACAGCTCACGTGCAAAGCACTCCGCACCTTCATTTGCATGATGCCGTTTGTACCGCTAGGTATGGTGTCGGGTAACTTTTTCCAGGGAACGGGCAAAGCCTGGCGTTCGATGTTCCTGAACGCTTGCCGTCAGCTCATTTTGCTGATTCCGTTCCTGTTTATTATGCCACGTTTCTTCGGGCTTCGTGGCGTGTTCATGGCACAGCCCATTGCAGACTTTGTGACGGCCGTTATCGCCATCATCATGCTCCGCGCTGAACTCAAGAACATCCCGCGCATTTAA
- a CDS encoding GGDEF domain-containing protein, which yields MEILKPMTVHPHLIVLYPQSEFAELPLELGTVVLGRGQDADIRFEDELVSRRHCALTFDGQSVTVEDLGSTNGTFVDGNYINKQILDSDNRLQIGKIVLKVAYKDPSEEAFSRELYEAATMDELTGILNHQAFMDRSAGELACARREGAFIHVAMIRVDEFNRLTESYGELCGDLILKEVARLLNDEKRDSDLLARNNGEKFLLLMNGISPEDAKKRAEKLRMAIERHIFSWMDSRIPVTISIGLVSRQGAEVTQMNELIAESDGLLNTAG from the coding sequence ATGGAAATTTTAAAACCGATGACCGTTCATCCGCACTTGATTGTGCTGTACCCGCAAAGCGAATTCGCGGAGCTCCCGCTCGAATTGGGGACCGTGGTGCTCGGTCGCGGACAAGATGCCGACATCCGCTTTGAAGACGAGCTGGTGAGCCGTAGACACTGCGCGCTCACGTTCGACGGCCAAAGCGTGACTGTCGAAGACCTCGGCAGCACAAACGGCACGTTCGTGGACGGCAACTATATAAATAAGCAAATTCTCGATTCGGACAACAGGCTCCAGATAGGGAAGATTGTGTTGAAGGTCGCCTACAAGGATCCAAGCGAAGAGGCTTTTAGCCGCGAGTTGTACGAAGCGGCGACGATGGATGAGCTGACAGGGATTCTGAACCACCAGGCGTTCATGGACCGTTCTGCAGGAGAACTTGCATGCGCTCGCCGCGAGGGAGCGTTTATCCATGTAGCGATGATTCGCGTGGATGAATTCAATCGATTGACGGAATCTTATGGAGAGCTGTGCGGCGACTTGATTTTAAAGGAAGTCGCAAGGCTCTTGAACGACGAGAAGCGCGATTCTGACTTGCTCGCACGCAATAACGGAGAAAAGTTCCTGCTCCTCATGAACGGGATTTCGCCCGAAGACGCCAAGAAGCGCGCCGAGAAGTTGCGCATGGCAATCGAGCGCCACATATTCTCGTGGATGGATTCGAGAATCCCGGTGACGATTTCCATTGGGCTTGTGTCACGCCAGGGCGCCGAAGTCACGCAGATGAACGAGCTCATCGCCGAAAGCGATGGACTGCTCAATACTGCAGGGTAA